The Nostoc sp. NIES-3756 DNA window TCTTACCTTTGTGTGAAATTGTCGAATCGAAATTCTGTTCCTGTCCTGAGTTTATTGGCATTCATGCGAGGAGACATGAGCAAAGATGTATCGTAGGGATTAGGAATATCTGGTGTGCGTAGATAGGGGTCATTCATTGACTGTTGGGTGAGGACATCGCGGTAGAGTGTATTGACTAACTCAGCATCACGGGCAATTTCATTTTCTGGAAAGGAATTGCGAAAACCAGAAACAGAACCCAAAAATGCGTCTAACTGACGTTTGGGGGTAGAATTTTCGTAAAAATTGCGATCGTGACGGAAGTAAGCCCGCTCGAATACATCATTTGCGCTTTCATAATTGGGAACGGCTGGTTCGGCAACGGCTATAGAAGGAAATGCGATCGCTGTGGCTAACAGCACAAATAAACCACTGAGGGGCGGAAATTTTATACCCATCTTTTTTACTCCTCAAATTTTGGGCAAATCTTAACTTATGCTTAATTTCAGAACTCTGATGAGTTCAACCTTTGGTGTAGCACAACTTTTAATGTTTTGTAATGACGTATTCTACTGAACCCCTTACGCAGTCGGATAACTGGGCAGCCACTGCCGATGCCCCTATCCTGCGGCAAAAACTACTGGATCTATTTTGTCAACTTGCTTATCAAGAGGGTGAGTTTGTCCTCTCATCAGGACAACCAAGTTCTTACTATATAAATGGTAAACAGGTAACACTACACCCCCAAGGGGCTTTAGCCATTGGTCGGGTGCTTTTATCTATTTTATCTCCAGATACTCAAGCAGTAGCCGGATTAACACTGGGGGCTGATCCAATTGTGACAGCAGTGAGTGTGGTTTCTGCGTATGAAAATAAACCCATACCAGCGTTAATTATTCGTAAAGAAGCTAAAGGTCATGGTACTAAGGCGTATATTGAAGGGCCGAATCTGCCAGAAGGTACTAAAGTCGTAGTTCTAGAAGATGTCGTCACAACTGGACAATCGGCAATGAAGGCCGTTGACCGACTGAGGGCGGCTGGTTATGTTGTTGATGAGGTAATTTCTGTAGTAGACAGACAGCAAGGTGGAGCAGAGTTTTACCAATCTGTCGGGTTGAAATTTGTAGCTGTGTTTACGATCGCGGATCTTCAACAAAGGTATCGAGAGTTAAATAGTTAGTAGAGAAATGCGATCGCCCTGATGACAACTTTTGAGCAATGGGCGATCGCACTCTTTGATAATTGGATAGTTTACGTTTTATA harbors:
- the pyrE gene encoding orotate phosphoribosyltransferase is translated as MTYSTEPLTQSDNWAATADAPILRQKLLDLFCQLAYQEGEFVLSSGQPSSYYINGKQVTLHPQGALAIGRVLLSILSPDTQAVAGLTLGADPIVTAVSVVSAYENKPIPALIIRKEAKGHGTKAYIEGPNLPEGTKVVVLEDVVTTGQSAMKAVDRLRAAGYVVDEVISVVDRQQGGAEFYQSVGLKFVAVFTIADLQQRYRELNS